The genomic window GGCGAGCGGGCCGGCTGCGACGACGGAGCCCTCCTTGAGGAGCAGCGCATGCGTGAACCCCTTGGGGATCTCCTCGACGTGATGCGTCACCATGACGATGGCCGGGGCCGCAGACGACGAGGCGTAGCCGCCCAGCAGGCCCACGAGCTCCTCGCGGGCTCCCAGGTCGAGGCTGGCGGCGGGCTCGTCGAGCAGCAGGAGCTCGGGATCGGTCATGACCGATCGGGCGATCTGCACGCGCTTCTGCTCGCCGTCGGAGAGGCTGCCGAACCGACGGTCGGCGAATTCCTCGAGGCTCCATTCCGAGAGCACGCGCTTGGCACGCCGCTCGTCGATCTCCTCGTACTCCTCGTTCCACCGGCCGGTCACCGAGTAGGCGGCGGTGAGCACGACGTCGAGCACGGTCTCGTTCCGAGGGATCTTGCGAGCCATCGCCGTGGAGGCGAAGCCGATCATCGGACGGAGCTCGAACACGTCGACCTTGCCGAGGGACTCGAGCAGGACGTCGGCGGTGCCCTTGCTCGGGTGCATGGCCGCCGCGGCGATCTGCAGCAGCGTGGTCTTGCCGGCGCCGTTCGGTCCGAGGATCACCCAGCGCTCATCGGCCGCGACGCTCCAGTCGACCCCGTCGAGGATCGTGTTGCCGTCGCGGATGACCGACACATCGCGGAACTCCAGAACCGTACTCGCCATGCCTCCAATGCTATCGGGATGGACGAGGCCGTCCGGTCCACCGGGAGGCGCCGCGTGACGTGCCGCGTGCGTGCCGCTCACGACGCGAGCACGCTCCGGTAGACCTCCAGCGTGCGCGCGGCGATGCGGTCCCACGCGAACTGCGTCTCCGCCCGGGCCCGCCCCGCCGCACCCATCTCGCGGGCGCGCTCGGGGTCGGACACGACCGAGGTGAGCGCGTCGGCCAGGTCCCGCACGAAGCGGTCGGGATCGAGCGGCGTGCCGGTGCCGTCGTCGGCCTGCTCGATCGGTACGAGCACGCCGGTGACGCCGTCGACGACGACCTCGGGGATGCCTCCGGTGGCCGTTCCCACGACGGCCGCCCCGCAGGCCATCGCCTCGAGGTTGACGATGCCGAGCGGCTCGTACACCGACGGGCACACGAAGGTCGTCGCCGCGCTGAGCAGCGCGGAGAGCTCGGGGCGGGGCAGGTGGCGGTCGATCCAGACGACGCCGTCGCGCTCCTCGGCGAGCATGCGCACGAGGCCCTCGACCTCGGCCATGATCTCGGGGGTGTCCGGCGCACCGGCGCAGAGGACCACCTGCACCTCGGGCGGCAGCAGCCGCGCCGCGCGGAGCAGGTACGGCAGGCCCTTCTGCCGGGTGATCCGGCCCACGAACACGACCGACGGCCGATCGGGGTCGACGCCGAGCACACGCACCGCGTCGGGATCGTCGACCGGATGCCAGTCCTCGAGGTCGATGCCGTTGTACACGACCTGCACGCGCCCCGGTTCGATCGCCGGATAGGCGCGCAGGATGTCGCGACGCATGCCGTCGCTCACGGCGATGACGGCGTCGGCGTCCTCGAAGGCGGATCGCTCCGCCCAGGACGACACCCGGTATCCGCCGCCGAGCTGCTCGGCCTTCCACGGCCGCAGCGGTTCGAGGCTGTGCGCCGTCACGACGTGCGGCATCCCGTGCAGCCGCTTCGCGGTGAATCCGGCGAAGTTCGCGTACCACGTGTGCGAGTGGACGAGGTCGGCGCCCGAGGCATCCGCCGCCATCTCGAGGTCGACGCCGAGGGTGGCGATCGCCGCGTTCGCGTCGACCAGGCCGGCCGGCGTGCCGTATGCCGTCGTCCCCGCCTCCGCTCGGGGTGCGCCGAAGCACCGGACCGCCACGTCGATCTCGCGCCGGAGCGCCCTGACGAGCTCGGCCACGTGGACGCCGGCGCCGCCGTAGACCTCGGGTGGGTATTCGCGGGTGAGCAGGTCGACGCGCATGCAAGTCAACCTAGCGCAGCGCGATCGGCGGAATCCCCGTTGCGACCGCGTCACGATCGGTCGCGCGGTCGCACGCGGTCGCTCCGCTGGATACGCTTGGCGCATGGTTGCGCGCAAGGTCTTCGGCATCGTCCTGGCAGGTGGAGAAGGCAAGCGCCTGATGCCGTTGACCGAGGACCGCGCCAAGCCCGCGGTGCCGTTCGGCGGCCAGTACCGCCTGATCGACTTCGCGCTGTCGAACCTCGTCAACTCGGGCCTGCGCCAGATCGTCGTGCTCACCCAGTACAAGTCGCACTCGCTCGACCGCCACGTCTCGCAGACGTGGCGGCTGTCGGGGCTGCTGAACTCGTACGTGGCATCCGTCCCGGCGCAGCAGCGCCTGGGCAAGCGATGGTTCTCGGGATCGGCCGACGCCATCCTGCAGAGCCTCAACCTGATCTACGACGAGCAGCCCGACATCATCGTCGTCGTCGGTGCCGACCACGTGTACCGCATGGACTTCAGCCAGATGATCGACGCGCACGTGGCGTCCGGGGCGGCCGCGACGGTCGCGGCGATCCGACAGCCGATCTCGCTCGCCGACCAGTTCGGCGTCATCGAGGTCGACCCCGAGCGCCCGGATCACATCCATCGGTTCCTCGAGAAGCCGAAGGACCCGGTGGGCCTGCCCGACTCCCCCGGTGAGGTGCTCGCAT from Agromyces sp. LHK192 includes these protein-coding regions:
- the glgA gene encoding glycogen synthase, whose product is MRVDLLTREYPPEVYGGAGVHVAELVRALRREIDVAVRCFGAPRAEAGTTAYGTPAGLVDANAAIATLGVDLEMAADASGADLVHSHTWYANFAGFTAKRLHGMPHVVTAHSLEPLRPWKAEQLGGGYRVSSWAERSAFEDADAVIAVSDGMRRDILRAYPAIEPGRVQVVYNGIDLEDWHPVDDPDAVRVLGVDPDRPSVVFVGRITRQKGLPYLLRAARLLPPEVQVVLCAGAPDTPEIMAEVEGLVRMLAEERDGVVWIDRHLPRPELSALLSAATTFVCPSVYEPLGIVNLEAMACGAAVVGTATGGIPEVVVDGVTGVLVPIEQADDGTGTPLDPDRFVRDLADALTSVVSDPERAREMGAAGRARAETQFAWDRIAARTLEVYRSVLAS
- a CDS encoding ABC transporter ATP-binding protein is translated as MASTVLEFRDVSVIRDGNTILDGVDWSVAADERWVILGPNGAGKTTLLQIAAAAMHPSKGTADVLLESLGKVDVFELRPMIGFASTAMARKIPRNETVLDVVLTAAYSVTGRWNEEYEEIDERRAKRVLSEWSLEEFADRRFGSLSDGEQKRVQIARSVMTDPELLLLDEPAASLDLGAREELVGLLGGYASSSAAPAIVMVTHHVEEIPKGFTHALLLKEGSVVAAGPLAEALTAEHLTETFGLSIELTEQDGRYVARAA